From Arcticibacter tournemirensis, one genomic window encodes:
- a CDS encoding HD domain-containing protein: MNRTIIIEQTIAFVKDSLKGAESGHDWWHIERVWKTAINLASTEKADLLIVELAALLHDIADPKFHNGDEEIGPATAVTFLKSIDLEDDVIFHVEQIIRNMSWKSSLGKINFRSKELEIVQDADRLDAIGAIGLARAFTYGGYKNRELYNPEIPPNLSMTKEEYKKSTAPTINHFYEKLLLLKDKMNTESGKIRAEERHRFMEKFLEQFYAEWNGEK; the protein is encoded by the coding sequence GTGAACAGAACAATTATCATTGAACAGACCATCGCTTTCGTAAAGGACTCGTTAAAAGGCGCAGAGAGCGGACATGACTGGTGGCATATAGAACGCGTATGGAAAACAGCTATAAACCTGGCATCAACCGAAAAGGCCGACCTCCTGATCGTAGAGCTCGCTGCCCTATTGCATGATATCGCTGATCCCAAATTTCACAACGGGGATGAAGAAATTGGTCCCGCCACTGCTGTTACATTTTTAAAATCAATTGATTTAGAAGACGATGTTATTTTCCACGTGGAACAAATCATAAGAAACATGTCGTGGAAATCAAGTCTTGGAAAAATCAATTTCCGCTCGAAAGAGCTCGAAATTGTTCAGGATGCCGACCGTTTGGATGCCATTGGAGCTATAGGGCTAGCGCGGGCATTTACTTATGGAGGGTATAAGAACCGTGAGTTGTATAATCCTGAAATTCCACCTAACCTTTCGATGACGAAGGAGGAGTACAAAAAAAGTACAGCTCCCACTATCAATCACTTTTACGAAAAACTACTACTGCTAAAAGACAAGATGAATACTGAGTCAGGAAAGATTCGGGCTGAGGAACGACACCGCTTCATGGAAAAATTTCTTGAGCAGTTTTATGCCGAGTGGAACGGAGAAAAGTAG
- a CDS encoding alpha/beta fold hydrolase: protein MRKILILLILLAPAALLAQTDTLSITLENVKYPHPVKFINLTAEGQDIRMAYMDIKPASTNGKTIMLFHGKNFAGYYWKDVIKSLTNKGYRVIVPDQIGFGKSSKPFIHYSFHLLAKFSKQLLDTLGIAKTAVLGHSMGGMLATRFALQYPETTTKLLLENPIGFEDYRTFVPYITTEEQYKNELKTSAESVKRYYQSSYFPEWRPEYDYLVKIAAGVVNSVDFPRYAKVSAMTFTMIYEQPVVYEYLNLKVPTVLFIGIEDKTIVGKGLLSKEEQAKHGQYKVLGKQIAAKIPGAKLVEFEGVGHIPHVQIPSKFNSALIVNL, encoded by the coding sequence ATGAGAAAGATATTGATCCTCTTGATTCTGTTAGCTCCTGCCGCATTGCTTGCACAAACAGACACACTTTCAATTACTCTTGAGAACGTAAAGTATCCCCATCCCGTTAAATTTATCAATCTAACTGCAGAGGGCCAGGATATCCGCATGGCGTATATGGACATTAAACCAGCTAGCACGAACGGAAAAACCATCATGCTCTTTCACGGTAAAAACTTTGCCGGATATTACTGGAAAGACGTTATTAAATCGCTAACAAATAAAGGGTACAGGGTAATAGTTCCCGATCAAATAGGCTTTGGAAAATCGTCGAAGCCATTCATTCACTATAGCTTCCACCTTCTTGCAAAATTCAGCAAACAGCTCCTCGATACTTTAGGCATAGCGAAAACTGCTGTTTTGGGTCACTCTATGGGAGGTATGCTTGCCACCCGTTTTGCCTTGCAATATCCTGAGACAACAACGAAATTGCTGCTTGAGAATCCTATAGGGTTTGAAGACTATCGAACGTTTGTTCCCTACATTACAACAGAAGAACAGTATAAAAATGAACTCAAAACCTCGGCTGAAAGCGTGAAAAGGTATTATCAGTCGTCGTATTTCCCCGAATGGAGGCCTGAATATGATTATCTTGTAAAAATTGCAGCGGGTGTAGTAAACAGTGTCGACTTTCCACGCTATGCAAAGGTATCCGCCATGACGTTTACCATGATCTATGAACAACCCGTGGTTTATGAATATCTCAATCTTAAAGTTCCGACGGTATTGTTCATAGGTATTGAAGATAAAACCATTGTAGGCAAAGGTTTACTTTCAAAGGAAGAACAAGCGAAACACGGTCAATACAAAGTGCTCGGTAAACAGATAGCAGCAAAGATTCCAGGCGCTAAACTGGTGGAATTCGAAGGAGTGGGTCATATTCCGCACGTACAAATTCCTTCAAAGTTTAATTCTGCTCTGATAGTCAATCTATAG